In Achromobacter xylosoxidans A8, a single window of DNA contains:
- a CDS encoding phosphatidate cytidylyltransferase yields MLGQRIVTAVVLLAILAAAMISANPWWFVALLALAAACANWEWLRLTLPQPPSPFIAVGVAVLLFAGMLALTSAWLAGGGTGIADPAWVLRYLVPAVAAVWLFGGLAAVVRGRSDAPPASLGWSAFSVPAAFAAWAVLAQMFVAHGPGFVVSLLALVWVADIAAYFAGRAFGKRKLAPRVSPGKTIAGAVAGVLGAVVWIGLSSLWEGTYGHALVERWSFWLALPIAALLGVVSIVGDLFESLLKRRAGRKDSSTLLPGHGGVYDRIDAILPVAPFALLLSGVLF; encoded by the coding sequence GTCGTTCTGTTGGCCATTCTGGCTGCCGCAATGATCAGCGCGAACCCCTGGTGGTTCGTTGCCTTGTTGGCGCTGGCTGCCGCCTGCGCCAACTGGGAGTGGCTGCGCCTGACGCTGCCGCAGCCGCCATCCCCCTTTATCGCCGTAGGCGTTGCCGTCCTGCTGTTCGCCGGCATGCTGGCCTTGACCTCCGCCTGGTTGGCGGGTGGCGGCACGGGCATCGCCGATCCCGCCTGGGTGTTGCGCTATCTGGTGCCGGCGGTGGCGGCGGTCTGGCTGTTCGGCGGTCTGGCGGCGGTAGTACGCGGCCGCTCCGACGCGCCTCCCGCCAGCTTGGGCTGGTCGGCTTTCTCCGTGCCTGCCGCATTCGCCGCCTGGGCCGTGCTGGCGCAGATGTTCGTGGCCCATGGCCCCGGTTTCGTGGTGTCGCTGCTGGCGCTGGTCTGGGTCGCCGATATCGCCGCATATTTTGCCGGCAGAGCGTTCGGCAAGCGTAAACTGGCGCCGCGGGTCAGCCCGGGCAAGACGATCGCAGGCGCGGTCGCCGGCGTATTGGGGGCGGTGGTCTGGATCGGTCTTTCCAGCCTCTGGGAGGGCACTTACGGGCACGCGCTGGTCGAGCGCTGGAGCTTCTGGCTGGCCCTGCCCATCGCTGCACTGCTGGGCGTGGTGTCGATCGTGGGAGACCTGTTCGAGTCGCTGCTCAAGCGGCGCGCCGGCCGCAAGGATTCCAGCACGCTGCTGCCGGGCCACGGTGGGGTCTATGACCGCATTGACGCGATTCTCCCGGTCGCGCCGTTTGCGCTACTTTTGTCTGGAGTGTTGTTTTGA